A region from the Agrococcus sp. SL85 genome encodes:
- a CDS encoding acyl-CoA thioesterase: MRLEVRVQVRWADLDAYGHVNNASLLTLLEEARVHAFWAGGPEGSPATAIIDAGPGASSVTVIARQESEYLAQIPHHREPIVVDVWVGRMGGASMDICYEVLAPDRAVVYARAATTVVMLDAASGRPRRLTDAEREAWEPYLEEPVAFRR; encoded by the coding sequence ATGCGCCTGGAGGTCCGGGTCCAGGTCCGCTGGGCGGACCTCGACGCGTACGGCCACGTCAACAACGCCTCGCTGCTGACGCTGCTCGAGGAGGCGCGCGTGCACGCCTTCTGGGCGGGCGGGCCGGAGGGCTCGCCCGCGACGGCGATCATCGACGCGGGCCCCGGCGCCTCCTCGGTGACCGTCATCGCGCGCCAGGAGTCCGAGTACCTCGCGCAGATCCCGCACCACCGCGAGCCCATCGTCGTCGATGTGTGGGTGGGCCGGATGGGCGGCGCCAGCATGGACATCTGCTACGAGGTGCTGGCGCCGGACCGTGCGGTCGTCTACGCCCGCGCGGCGACGACCGTCGTCATGCTCGACGCGGCCTCCGGTCGCCCACGGCGGCTCACCGACGCCGAGCGCGAGGCGTGGGAGCCGTACCTCGAGGAGCCGGTGGCCTTCCGCCGCTGA
- the ettA gene encoding energy-dependent translational throttle protein EttA, protein MAEYIFSMVRARKTVGDKVILDDVTTAVIPGAKIGVVGPNGAGKSTILKIIAGLDQPSNGEAKLTPGYSVGILMQEPELDESKTVLENVQEAFGEMRGKIDRFNEISAEMANPDADFDALMTEMGTLQEQIDAADAWDLDSQLEQAMDALRCPPGDWPVTTLSGGEKRRVALCKLLLEKPDLLLLDEPTNHLDAESVLWLEQHLAKYPGAVMAVTHDRYFLDHVAGWICEVDRGRLYPYEGNYSTYLEKKAERLQVQGKKDQKLQKRLKEELEWVRSNQKGRQAKSKARLARYEEMAAEAERTRKLDFEEIVIPAGPRLGSVVLEANDLEKGFEDRKLIDGLSFTLPRNGIVGVIGPNGVGKTTLFKTIVGLEPLDEGSLKIGETVKLSYVDQSRSAIDPQKTLWEVVSEGLDYLQVGNTEIPSRAYVSQFGFKGPDQQKKAGVLSGGERNRLNLALTLKQGGNLLLLDEPTNDLDIETLGSLENALLEFPGCAVVITHDRWFLDRIATHILAYEGTDEDPAKWYWFEGNFEAYEENKIERLGPDAANPHRSTYRKLTRD, encoded by the coding sequence ATGGCCGAGTACATCTTCTCCATGGTGCGCGCCCGCAAGACGGTGGGCGACAAGGTGATCCTCGACGACGTCACGACGGCGGTGATCCCTGGCGCGAAGATCGGCGTCGTGGGCCCCAACGGCGCGGGCAAGTCGACGATCCTCAAGATCATCGCGGGGCTCGACCAGCCGTCGAACGGCGAGGCCAAGCTCACGCCCGGCTACTCCGTCGGCATCCTCATGCAGGAGCCCGAGCTCGACGAGTCGAAGACCGTGCTCGAGAACGTCCAGGAGGCGTTCGGCGAGATGCGCGGCAAGATCGACCGTTTCAACGAGATCTCGGCCGAGATGGCGAACCCCGACGCCGACTTCGACGCCCTCATGACCGAGATGGGCACGCTGCAGGAGCAGATCGACGCCGCCGACGCGTGGGACCTCGACTCGCAGCTCGAGCAGGCGATGGACGCCCTCCGCTGCCCGCCGGGCGACTGGCCCGTCACGACCCTCTCCGGCGGCGAGAAGCGCCGCGTCGCGCTCTGCAAGCTGCTCCTCGAGAAGCCCGACCTGCTGCTGCTCGACGAGCCCACCAACCACCTCGACGCCGAGAGCGTGCTGTGGCTCGAGCAGCACCTCGCCAAGTACCCCGGCGCCGTCATGGCCGTCACGCACGACCGCTACTTCCTCGACCACGTCGCCGGCTGGATCTGCGAGGTCGACCGCGGCCGCCTCTACCCCTACGAGGGCAACTACTCGACCTACCTCGAGAAGAAGGCCGAGCGCCTCCAGGTGCAGGGCAAGAAGGACCAGAAGCTCCAGAAGCGCCTCAAGGAGGAGCTCGAGTGGGTCCGCTCGAACCAGAAGGGCCGCCAGGCGAAGTCGAAGGCCCGCCTCGCCCGCTACGAGGAGATGGCCGCCGAGGCCGAGCGCACCAGGAAGCTCGACTTCGAGGAGATCGTCATCCCCGCCGGCCCGCGCCTGGGCTCCGTCGTGCTCGAGGCGAACGACCTCGAGAAGGGCTTCGAGGACCGGAAGCTCATCGACGGCCTCTCGTTCACGCTGCCGCGCAACGGCATCGTCGGCGTCATCGGCCCGAACGGCGTCGGCAAGACCACGCTCTTCAAGACGATCGTCGGCCTCGAGCCGCTCGACGAGGGCTCGCTGAAGATCGGCGAGACCGTCAAGCTCAGCTACGTCGACCAGAGCCGCTCCGCGATCGACCCGCAGAAGACGCTCTGGGAGGTCGTCTCCGAGGGCCTCGACTACCTGCAGGTCGGCAACACCGAGATCCCCTCGCGCGCCTACGTCAGCCAGTTCGGCTTCAAGGGGCCCGACCAGCAGAAGAAGGCCGGCGTCCTCTCCGGCGGCGAGCGCAACCGCCTCAACCTCGCGCTCACCCTCAAGCAGGGCGGCAACCTGCTGCTGCTCGACGAGCCGACCAACGACCTCGACATCGAGACGCTCGGCAGCCTCGAGAACGCGCTGCTCGAGTTCCCCGGCTGCGCCGTGGTCATCACCCACGACCGCTGGTTCCTCGACCGCATCGCCACGCACATCCTCGCCTACGAGGGCACCGACGAGGACCCGGCGAAGTGGTACTGGTTCGAGGGCAACTTCGAGGCGTACGAGGAGAACAAGATCGAGCGCCTCGGTCCCGACGCGGCGAACCCGCACCGCTCGACGTACCGCAAGCTGACGAGGGACTGA